Genomic window (Methanosphaera sp. WGK6):
TTGAACATGAGAGAATTTTCTTATTCCATAGAATTCTTCAAGTTTCACTGTGTCTTTTTTACTTATTTTTCCAATATCATTTCTTGCAAGATCTACTAACATTAGATGTTCTGCTAATTCTTTTTCATCATTTAATAATGATTCTTCAAGTTGTTTGTCTTCATCTTCTGTTTTTCCTCTTGGTCTTGTACCTGCAATTGGATATGATTCTACAATTCCTTTTTCTAATCTCATTAGCATTTCTGGACTTGAACCAATTATTTCTCTTTCACCTAATTTTATATGATACATGTATGGTGATGGGTTGATTTTTCTTAAATGTTCATATAATGGTAATTTACTTCCCTTTAGAACTAAGTTTTCTGAATTAGATATAACTGCTTGGAATATTTCTCCTTCTGTTATCAATTCTTTAGTTTCACTTACCGCATCTTCATATTCATGTTGTTCAAAGTCTTCTTTTATAATTTTATATTCAAGAATTCCATTGCTGTGCTGTTCTTGATATATTCTTTTTATAAGTTCACTTCTATCTTCATTTAGGGTGGTGTATTCACAGGTGTTATTTATGTTGTCATAAACCACACAATCTAGGAATAATCCAAATTCAAAGTCAGGGTATATGCTTTTATGTGTTGGTACTTCTTCGAAGTATTTTATTGATTCATATGATACATATCCTAGTAATCCTCCTCTGAATCCTTCTTGTTCAAAATCATTATTAATTAATGTTTTTATATCTAGTAATGGATTTTCTGCTTCATATTCTATTGTTTCGGTGTCTGTTGTGATTGTAACTTTATGGTCGTGTGCTTTTATTTTAGCCACTGGGTTGAATCCTATTATTGAATATCTTGCTAATCCACTATCGGATTCCATAGATTCTAAAAGAAATGTGTCTTTATAGTTATAGTATAAATTTTTGAATAATTTAACTGGGTTAGCTATATTGATTGGTTTGGTTTGTGGTTTGTTAATTAATTTTTTAAGGTCGCCAAAAACATTCACTCTTTTTCATTTATATCACTCTCTTTAGTATATATAATTATTACATCAATGAACTATATAAATGTTTAGTGTATAAATTTGTACATTATATTTATATACTACAATATACATAAAAAATAACTAGAAAAATATAATGGAACTGATTATAGATGTGGGCAGATATACTTAAAAAATTCAATAAATATCCTTCACAAAAAAAAGTAGTACTAAAAATACTAGAACTAGGCTTAAGAATAGGTGATGATAAAAAAATTTATTCAAAAGACGTGGAAGTAAATATATCATCACTAGCTAAATCATTAAACACAGATAGGAGAGTAGTAACATCAACAATTAATAATATCCTATCTGATGAATATTTAAAACAAATATTTATGAATATTTCACCATCAGGGCCCTTACTTTCTAATATTTCAGATATGTTAGGATTAGGTGTTATAGAAATAGAGGCTGATGGAACAGAAGTAGGGATATTGCATAAAGTAACAGAAATATTAGCTAATGAAAAAATAAGTATTAGACAAGCATATGTCAGTGATCCTGAAATTGATCCAGTTCCTCATGCAACAATAATTACAGATAGACAATTAGATGGTGATCTAATTCAATCACTATTAAAAATAGATGATATTTCAAAAGTTTCATTATATTAAATAAATTAATTATATAAAAATAGTTTCAGACAAAAAAAAATAAAAATAGTAGAATTACTTACGTAATTCAAATAAATTACTTTTACCAAGTTCTCTTTCAAAGTATTTTGCTTTCTTATCTAATTTTTCTTTAATTATAATACTAAATGCAATTGCTGCTAGAGGGAATATTATTAATAATCCTAAATTAATTGTAAAGTTAGGCATAACAATTCCAAATACAGCATCTTTTAATAGTAAAATACCATAAGTCATTGGTAAATAAGGCATTAATCCTCCAAAGAGGGAAGACATTATTTCAATTGGATAAATACCATTAGTTCCAGATATTTGGAATACAAGTATAATTAAAGCTAATGCTTTACCAACATTACCAAGTACTGATACTAATGAATAAATAACTATCATAAATGATAGACCAATAACTATCATAGATAAAATCATAGCTAATGGATTAACTATGTGAACACCTAATAAATTCAATCCAATGAATGTAACAATAGATTGACAAATATTCAATATAATGAATAATACCATTTTTCCAAAATATACTTCACTAGGTGAATATTTTTCTTCATCAGTCACAGGTTTTGTACTTAATAATGCTACAAGAATAATACATCCCACCCATGCTGCTAAAACAGTATAAAATGGAGTTACTTGTTGAGCATAATTATCTGCTTCATAATAACTGTAATTATTTAATGTTGTTGGTGAGTGGAAATAATTTCTAATATTTTGTACAGTCATTGATTCAGATACTTCAGCAGTATTAGTGTTATTAGTAGTACTATTATTTTGAATTTGTGTTTGTTGTAATGTAACTG
Coding sequences:
- a CDS encoding anthranilate synthase component I family protein; translation: MNVFGDLKKLINKPQTKPINIANPVKLFKNLYYNYKDTFLLESMESDSGLARYSIIGFNPVAKIKAHDHKVTITTDTETIEYEAENPLLDIKTLINNDFEQEGFRGGLLGYVSYESIKYFEEVPTHKSIYPDFEFGLFLDCVVYDNINNTCEYTTLNEDRSELIKRIYQEQHSNGILEYKIIKEDFEQHEYEDAVSETKELITEGEIFQAVISNSENLVLKGSKLPLYEHLRKINPSPYMYHIKLGEREIIGSSPEMLMRLEKGIVESYPIAGTRPRGKTEDEDKQLEESLLNDEKELAEHLMLVDLARNDIGKISKKDTVKLEEFYGIRKFSHVQHIVSHVTGQINDKLDAVDAFMSLFPAGTLSGAPKIRAMEIINQKEKYARGPYGGAVGYFSLNGNADFAITIRTLTTNKERAEIQAGAGIVYDSIPTSEYEECKRKRQALVQALEESGSEVL
- a CDS encoding amino acid-binding protein; amino-acid sequence: MWADILKKFNKYPSQKKVVLKILELGLRIGDDKKIYSKDVEVNISSLAKSLNTDRRVVTSTINNILSDEYLKQIFMNISPSGPLLSNISDMLGLGVIEIEADGTEVGILHKVTEILANEKISIRQAYVSDPEIDPVPHATIITDRQLDGDLIQSLLKIDDISKVSLY
- a CDS encoding YhgE/Pip domain-containing protein yields the protein MIENVKKIIKNDFKSTIKNPIVIIVLVALLILPSLYSIINIYACWDPYEDTDNLDYIIVNNDNPVTVNGTTYNYGDKVVSTLQNNSNFNWVYKDEDEARDLLKNGTYYAAIIIPDDFSEDILSVYSGNPKQAQIEYIDNEKVSPVAPKITSKAAERVNNEINNAINEEYNTRNYLTSNAVTLQQTQIQNNSTTNNTNTAEVSESMTVQNIRNYFHSPTTLNNYSYYEADNYAQQVTPFYTVLAAWVGCIILVALLSTKPVTDEEKYSPSEVYFGKMVLFIILNICQSIVTFIGLNLLGVHIVNPLAMILSMIVIGLSFMIVIYSLVSVLGNVGKALALIILVFQISGTNGIYPIEIMSSLFGGLMPYLPMTYGILLLKDAVFGIVMPNFTINLGLLIIFPLAAIAFSIIIKEKLDKKAKYFERELGKSNLFELRK